A single Oryza brachyantha chromosome 8, ObraRS2, whole genome shotgun sequence DNA region contains:
- the LOC102702773 gene encoding 4'-phosphopantetheinyl transferase HetI-like — MHHRLLLRRRRAAMPVPPPQPPRAPGVAGARLFASLPPPPPLQSRREVHVWYVCPDELNDHSQLDMYMELLSPAERKNALSMNGPRLQKDAMLSRALLRTTLSRYTDSKIDPRSFEFKKNKFGKPEILWRPDDSNMDWPLHFNISHTSSLIACGIAMDAPIGIDVEEKKRKTTKSILSLARRYFTPSEVDFLAKIADSDAQQKEFIKLWTLKEAYVKALGRGFSGAPFNRFSIQLKTDSRIQITKAPKACNDSDSGDYLSENWRFTLAELNSYYYMAVCIEDNSRVSENGSVPLGLKVWKTVPFIKDTLVSGTDAVKLII; from the exons atgcaccaccgcctcctcctccgccgccgccgcgccgccatgcCTGTCCCTCCGCCCCAGCCGCCGCGGGCGCCCGGGGTCGCCGGGGCGCGCCTCTTCGCCTCcctcccgcccccgccgcctctccAGTCACGCAG GGAGGTGCATGTCTGGTATGTTTGCCCTGATGAGCTGAATGATCACTCCCAACTGGATATGTACATGGAACTCCTTTCTCCCGCCGAGAGGAAGAACGCCTTGTCTATGAACGGGCCGAGGCTGCAGAAAGACGCCATGCTGTCGCGCGCATTGCTGCGCACCACCCTCTCAAGAT ATACAGATTCTAAAATCGATCCGAGATCATTTGAGTTTAAGAAGAATAAGTTTGGCAAACCTGAG ATATTGTGGAGACCTGATGATAGCAATATGGACTGGCCTTTGCATTTCAATATTTCACACACATCTTCTCTTATTGCCTGTGGCATTGCCATGGATGCTCCT ATTGGTATTGATgttgaagaaaagaagagaaagacgACCAAGAGTATTTTATCTCTTGCCCGCCGTTACTTCACCCCTTCAGAAGTTGATTTTCTAGCTAAAATTGCCGATTCTGATGCTCAGCAAAAGGAATTCATAAAACTATGGACTCTAAAA GAAGCATATGTCAAGGCTCTTGGAAGGGGGTTTTCAGGTGCTCCTTTTAATAGGTTTTCAATCCAATTGAAAACAGACAGCCGAATTCAGATTACTAAG GCACCAAAAGCATGCAATGATTCTGACTCTGGTGATTATCTGTCCGAGAATTGGCGGTTTACACTTGCAGagctaaatagttattattaCATGGCAGTTTGTATAGAGGACAACTCAAGAG TTTCTGAAAATGGATCAGTACCACTAGGATTGAAAGTATGGAAGACCGTTCCATTCATAAAAGATACACTTGTTTCTGGAACAGATGCTGTAAAACTTATTATTTGA